The Haloprofundus salinisoli region GTCACCTCCTCGTCGGCGTCGTCGATGAGCGAGCGAATCCGTTTGAGCACCGTCACGCGCGACTTGATGACCTCGAACCGCTCGGTCTGCGGGGCGGCCTGCGAGTAGCGCGCCTCCAGCGCCGGGCGCATCGTCTCGATGTTCTTCGTCAACGACTCGATGACTTCATCCGGTGGGTTCGCCCGAATCGTCGTCGGCACGACGTGGTCGTTCACCGAGACGAAACCGCGGTCTTCGAGCTTCTCGCTGATGCTGTAGACGTAGCGCTTCGAGACGCCGGCGGCGTCGGCGACGGTGCTCGCCTTCGCCTCCCCGTGTTCCAAGAGCGTGAGGTACGTGTCTATCTCCTTGTCCGAGAGACCGAACTGTTGGAGCACGTTTCCGAGTGCGGCGTCGTCCATACGTGTATGAATCCGGGTGGGGTACTTAAGACACAGTGATAGAATCACCGCGAGAGAGTATATTGCCGGGGATAGCTGCCAAAACCGGGGAGTCACGCAGGGCGAGGCGGAGTCGGGATTACACAGGGCGAGTCGGAGTTACGCCGCGCGGAGGACGACGGCGTCGACGACGTCGAGGTCGTCGCCGGCGACGACCGCTTCGCCGGTCAGGAGGTCCGTCGCCTCGACGGGGTCGTCCAACGACACCGTCGCGGGGTCGGCGTCGAAGTTGAGCACGACGACGTACCGGCCGTTCTCGTCTTCGCGCGCGTAGGCGGTCACCGCGTCGGCGTCGCCGTCGACGACGTCGTACCCGACGGCTTCGACGCTACCGTCGCGCAGCGTCGGCGTCGCCGCCCGGAGCGACGCGAGCGCGCGGTGGAACTCCGTGAGGTCGGCGTCGCCATCGTGCCAGCGCATCGGGCCGCGCTGCTCGGGGACGCCGCGCTCCTGACCGTAGTAGATCATCGGCGCGCCGGGGACGGTGAACGTCGTCGCCGCCGCCGCGCGCAGCGACGCCTCGTCGCACTCGTCGATGTAGCGGCCCTCGTCGTGGTTCTCGACGTACCGAAGGTGAACCGCCGAGTCGGGGAACCCGGCCCACGCCGCGTCGTCGAGCGCGTCGAGGACGGCGTCGGCGGGTTTCTCGCCTTCACCGACGTCGCGGAGCGTCTCGTACAGCGTCGTGTCGTAGTGCATGTGGAACTCGCCCTCGTGGTAGTCGGCGTCCCGCGGGATGGTCTCGTCCAGGAGGAGGAAGTCGTCGGGGACGCGGTCGCGGACCTCCTTCCAGAAGGCGTGCGAGACGCCCCACGCAACGTCGCAGCGGAAGCCGTCGACGACGCCGGCCCACTCGTCGACGACGTCGAGCATCCACGACCGAACGGCGAGCGAGTCGTAGTTGAGGTTCGGGATGCGCTGCCAGTTGAAGTAGTACTCCGGAACATCGTCGCCCGCCCAGTCGACGTCGACGACGTTTCGGTCGGCGTCGACGCGGCGGAAGTGGTCGGCGTACTCCTCGACGCCCGCGGCGTGCAGCTGGAACGCGGGGTGGTCCCGCGAGGCGTGGTTGACGACGAGGTCGAAGACGACCTTGATGTCGGCCTCGTGGCAGCGGTCGACGAGCGACTCGAACGCCTCGCGCGACCCGAGGTCCGAGGCGGTGTCGAAGTAGTCGGTGATGTGGTAGCCGTGTGTCGTCGGGCTGGCGAGCACCGGCGTCAGCCAGAGACAGTCGACGTCGAGCGACTGGAGGTACTCGACGCGGCGCTCTATCTCGGCGAACGTCGTCGGGAGCGTCTCGCCGGCGAACGAGCGGACGAAAATCTCGTACACGGTCGGCGACTCCGCCCACTCTGGGGGGTCGTTCGGGCGAGTAACGCCGACGGACTCCGAACCAGTTGCGTCGAGGACGACGGTGTCGCCGATGCTTCGTCGCTCGCCGACAGTGACGGCGTGGATTCGGGCGCGATGCGGTAGCGCGTCGGCGGGGACGCGCAGCTCGCGCCCGGCGATCTCCACGTCGTCCTCACCGAGGTCGTCGCGGCCGTCGAGGTAGAACTCGACGGGGAGGTCGGCGTCCGAGAACCCGCTGTCGGGGGCGCTCTTCGGCGTCGCGGTGACGACCACCTCGTCACCGTCGACGCTCGCGTCGAGTCGGACGCGCGGGCGGCCCAGGCCACCGACGTCGACGCTGGTTCGGACGCCCTCCGCGAGGTCGTCCTCGACGGAGAAGGCAGCGGTGTGTTCGCCCGGCAGCAACCGGACGTCGAGCACGTAGTCGTCGCCGACACGACGCGGGCGGTCCGTCGCCATCAGGTGGTTGTTGAACGGTCCGCTGACCGAAATCGGGGTGTCGTCCAGTTCCGACTCCGGGAGCGGGAGGTCCTCGGCGGCGACCGAGAACTGCGCGTCGCGACGCTCGTCGGGGAAGGCTCGAACCGTCAGTTCGTGAGTCCCGTCGGGCGCGTCGAGTTCGACGGCGTACGCGCCGGGAACGTCCGGGTGGAAGTGGACGACCGGGCCGCTCTCCTTGTTGTTCTCGTCGTCTTCGGGTTCCGGGTAGCCTGCGGGCGTACCGACGGACAGCTCGTCGCCCGCGTCGAAGGTACTCTCCTCGGGCGCGGCGGCGACCGACCAGCGGTACGACCCCGCCGGGTCGGGGTTCCGCGGGGCGAGTTCGACGGATTCACCGACCGAGACGAAACGAGGCGGACCGGGATGGTGCATACACGGGGAGACGAGTGAGAGAGTATCACTGTTGCGCTTTGCCCGAAAACTGTGAACAACAATTACACCAAGAGTTATTACCCCGGCGCGGCGTCACACTCTCAATGCAACTCCGCGACGCCCTCGACGACTACAAGCGACACGAGGGTCACAACACGCGATTTCCGGGCGAACGCCGGTCAACGACGGGTCTCTTCTCGGGATTCGGCGGGCGACTCGTCCACGTCGACCGCGACGGGTCGCTCCGGGACTTCGGCTACCCGCTGACCGGGCGCAACGGAATCGACCGGAGCCGCCTCGGCCTGCGCGTCGACGGCGAGGTTCAGTGGTTCGATGCCGACGAGACCGTCTCACAGGCGTACCACGAGGGGACGGCGCTCGTCGCCACCGAACGCGAGACGCCCGTCGGAGCGCTCACGCAGTACGACCTCACCGTCGACGACGCGCACGTGACGCACGTCGAACTCGACGAGGAGAGAGAAAACGCCGAACTCGTCGCCTACGCGGGTTTCGCACCGAACGCACAGGACACGCGAATCGGCCAACTCCGCCACGAGAACGCCGTCGAACTGTACCACACGACCGAACACGACTTCGTCGGCAGCGCGACCGGCTTCTCGGACCTCCACGGGCAGGTTCCGGCGCGCTTCGCCGAGGTGCTCGATGACGCGGCGGTCGAACTGCCCCGACCGGCCTCCGAGGACCGATACGAGGAGGACCGACTCAGCGGCGACCTCGTCGCGTTCCTCCCGCTCGACTCGGGTCGCGCGACGCTCGTGACGCTGCTGACCGACGAGCACGCGACGGACCGCGAGGCGGCGCTCGGGCGGGTGGACGAACTGACGTCGGCGTACGCCGACGCCGACGCGCTCCGACGAGCCGCCGACGCGGAGACGCTCTCGATCCCCGACGACGCGCCGAACCCGGAGGCGGTGACGGCGGACGTCCGCGTGCTTCGTCTGCTGTCGGCGGAGACCGGCCTGCGCATCGCCGGCCCCGACTTCGACCCGTACTACGCGCACTCCGGCGGCTACGGCTACACCTGGTTCCGCGACGACGCCGAAATTTCGCTGTTCGTCGACGAGGCGTCCGACTACGTCGGA contains the following coding sequences:
- a CDS encoding alpha-amylase family glycosyl hydrolase, giving the protein MHHPGPPRFVSVGESVELAPRNPDPAGSYRWSVAAAPEESTFDAGDELSVGTPAGYPEPEDDENNKESGPVVHFHPDVPGAYAVELDAPDGTHELTVRAFPDERRDAQFSVAAEDLPLPESELDDTPISVSGPFNNHLMATDRPRRVGDDYVLDVRLLPGEHTAAFSVEDDLAEGVRTSVDVGGLGRPRVRLDASVDGDEVVVTATPKSAPDSGFSDADLPVEFYLDGRDDLGEDDVEIAGRELRVPADALPHRARIHAVTVGERRSIGDTVVLDATGSESVGVTRPNDPPEWAESPTVYEIFVRSFAGETLPTTFAEIERRVEYLQSLDVDCLWLTPVLASPTTHGYHITDYFDTASDLGSREAFESLVDRCHEADIKVVFDLVVNHASRDHPAFQLHAAGVEEYADHFRRVDADRNVVDVDWAGDDVPEYYFNWQRIPNLNYDSLAVRSWMLDVVDEWAGVVDGFRCDVAWGVSHAFWKEVRDRVPDDFLLLDETIPRDADYHEGEFHMHYDTTLYETLRDVGEGEKPADAVLDALDDAAWAGFPDSAVHLRYVENHDEGRYIDECDEASLRAAAATTFTVPGAPMIYYGQERGVPEQRGPMRWHDGDADLTEFHRALASLRAATPTLRDGSVEAVGYDVVDGDADAVTAYAREDENGRYVVVLNFDADPATVSLDDPVEATDLLTGEAVVAGDDLDVVDAVVLRAA